Proteins found in one Oryza glaberrima chromosome 4, OglaRS2, whole genome shotgun sequence genomic segment:
- the LOC127769272 gene encoding putative F-box protein At1g33530, with product MGIYYRRRKEKRRRITQYPAPAAAAAAAPVPDDLLVSEILTRLPVKTLTRCKSVCRSWRAALEDPSFVRRHLELSRTRTPPSALVIPHDGGNFLSRYISFHRLRSPEHTATDAAAAAATAELMLEATCPEEIGCGFVPSRATRRPGSSCSCRSAPMPGSPSASGRPRRSATTRGATGTSSAGTST from the exons ATGGGGATCTACTACCGACGGCGCAAGGAGAAGCGCCGCCGGATCACACAATATCCggcgcccgcagccgccgccgccgccgcccccgttcCGGACGATCTACTCGTCTCCGAGATCCTGACGCGCCTCCCTGTCAAGACCCTCACGCGCTGCAAGAGCGTGTGCAGGTCGTGGCGCGCCGCCCTCGAGGATCCTTCCttcgtccgccgccacctcgagcTGTCTCGCACGAGGACGCCACCTTCGGCTCTAGTCATCCCGCACGATGGCGGCAACTTCTTGTCCAGGTATATCAGCTTTCACCGCCTCCGGTCACCGGAGCACACAGCcacggacgccgcggcggcggcggcgacggctgagcTGATGCTCGAGGCGACGTGCCCGGAGGAGATCGGCTGCGGGTTCGTCCCTTCGC GTGCAACCCGGCGACCAGGAAGCTCGTGCAGCTGCCGCTCGGCACCAATGCCGGGCTCTCCGAGTGCTTCTGGCCGGCCGCGGCGATCGGCTACGACCCGTGGCGCGACCGGTACGTCGTCTGCAGGTACTTCGACCTGA